The Aminivibrio pyruvatiphilus region TCCGGGTCGGGGATTACCCTGGTCAATGTGCTCGATCTTGAGGAGTACCTGAGGGGAGTCCTCAAGATGGAAATCAATCCCGCCTGGCCCATGGAGGCCGTGAAGGCCCAGGCCATTGTTTCGAGAACCTACGCCCTGAGAAGCATGCGGCAGAACAACGGAAAGAACGGGTTCGACCTGCGGGATTCGGTCCTTTCCCAGGTGTACCGCGGAATCAACGCCGAGGACAAAAGGGCGGACCAGGCAATCTCCGCTACCAGAGGCATCGTGGTGTTCCACGGGGGCAACCTTGCCTTCACTCCCTTCCACTCGGACAGCGGGGGCGCCACCGCGGACGTGACCGCCGTCTGGGGAGGCTCCATGCCCTACCTCCGCGGTGTGAACGAACCCTATCCCCCGTCCTCGCCGAACGCCCAGTGGGAGGTCCATCTTTCCGCCGCCCAGGTTGAGGACGCTCTCCGCCAGGCCGGAGCCGATGTGGGACCTCTCCGGGATCTCCGCATAGGCGAGACCGATGCTTTCGGCAGGGCCAATACCCTGGTGGCCGTTGGAGCCAGGGGCACCCAGACGGTGAAAAGTCATGCCTTCAGGATGGCTGCCGGCAGCACTGTAATCAAGAGCACATCTTTCACCATCACGTCCAGGGGAGGGGCCCCCACCCCTTCCATGCCCCTTCCCCTGCCTTCACGGACCCCCCCGCCCGCAGCAGGGGGAGGAAAGGATGTCCCCACGTCGAACACTCCCATGTCTGCCGCCGAGGAACGGCAGCTCACAGCCCTCACCGAGCAGGGGGTTTTCAATGCTGAAGAGCTGATGGATATGCTCCTGAACCCGGAAAAGCGGAAGGGATACCTTATCCGTGCTCTCAGGACCAGGAGACCGGAGACACCCTCCCAGCCTTCGGTTCCCTCATCGCCTTCAGGGGGATTCGTCTTCCGCGGCAAAGGCTGGGGTCACGGGGTCGGACTTTCTCAGTGGGGGGCGAAAACCCTTGCCGAGAAGGGCTGGGATCACAAAAAAATCATCCAGTTTTACTTCCCCGGGGTCACCCTCGGAAAAATGTAGCGGGGTGCTTCCCTTTGGACCTTTTCGACCTCGCTTCGTACGGTTACCTGCTGCCGGAAGAACTCATCGCCCAGAACCCGGCCGAACCGAGAGACTCCTCCCGCCTCATGGTCCTCTCCAGGGAAAGGGAGGAAATTCTCCACAACACCTTCGCGTCGCTGGGAGATTTTCTGGATGAAGGCGACCTCCTTGTTCTGAATGACACCAGGGTGATTCCCGCACGGCTTTTCGGCTCGAAAAAAAACGGCGGAGGAAGGGTGGAAATACTGCTTCTCAAGGCACTGGACGCCTCCTTTTTGCAGTGGGAGGCCCTGGTGAAGCCAGGAAGGAAAAATCCTCCGGGGACGGGGATTTTCCTCGCCGACGGGACGGAAATACTTGTCGGAGCCAGGGGCGGGGAAGGTGTCCGAAACGTGGCCTTTCCGGCCGGTACGGAGGTGCTTCCCCTCCTGGAGCGAATCGGGGAAACCCCTCTTCCGCCCTACATTACCTCGTCCTCCGCTCCCCGTTCGTCCTACCAGACGGTTTTCGCCAGAACGGACGGCTCTGCGGCAGCCCCCACGGCGAGCCTTCATTTCACCCCCGGGCTGCTCGGGGAACTTCAGCGGGAAAGAGGCGTCCGCCTCGGCTGGCTCACTCTCCACGTGGGGCTCGGCACCTTCCGCCCGGTAAAAAGCGGGGACATAAGGGAACACAAAATTCACGAGGAATATTGCTTTCTTCCCGCAGAAACCAGAAAACTCATCCTCGAAACGAAACGGAGAGGGCGAAAAGTGATCGCCGCCGGGACCACCGTGGCGAGAACCCTTGAATCCCTGGCCGGAGAGAACGGTTCCCTGGAATCGGGCGAGCGGATGACCCGGCTGTTTATTTATCCGGGGTACAGGTTTAAAATTATCGATGGGCTGATAACGAACTTCCATCTTCCAAAAAGTTCACTCCTTATGCTGGTTGCCGCGTTCGCAGGATATGAATTCACCATGAGGGCCTACGGAGAGGCGGTTTCCCGGAGGTACCGTTTTTTTTCCTTCGGAGACGCCATGTTCATTCGGTAGAAAGAGGTGAACCGTATGTGGTCATGGGAATGCTTCACTCCCCATCCTCCGGTGCTTGTGCCCCAGGTGGGAAGGGGAAGGGAAGAGGAGGCCCGGCAATCGGCCGGGGCCATGAAGAAACTCGGCCGGATCCTGGGAGGGGAAATGCCTTCGCTGCTCCTGATTCTCTCACCCCATGCCCCTTTTGCAGGAGGAATCACCTTTTCCGTGGCGGAAAGCTACGGAGGAGATTTCTCCATGTTCGGCGCTCCGACCCCGCAGTTCACTTTTCCCGGAGACCCGGACAGGGGCCTTCGTCTTGCCGCGGAACTCTCCCCGAGATTCCCGGCGGTTGTCTCCAGGAAAAAGAAACTGCTTCTGGACCATGGAGCCCTCGTTCCCCTGAGCTTCCTCTCTGCAGAAGACAGAGGAAGGCAGCCGGGAATCATCCTCGCGAACCCCATAGGTCTTTCTCCTTCCGGGGCCTTCGAACTCGGAACGTTCCTCGCTTCACTTGCCGGCGAAGATCAATGGGGACTTGTGGCCAGCGGGGATCTTTCCCACAGGGTGACCAGGGAGGCTCCGGCAGGCTTTTCCCCTGCAGGGGCCCGCTTCGACAGCCTTGTCGTGGAAGCGCTCCGGAAGAACGACCCTTCCGGGCTTCTCAGGCTGGATGCCGGCGAGATAGAAGAGGCCGGTGAATGCGGACTCCGGTCGGCCCTTGTTTTTTTGGGGCTTGCCCGGAAAAGGAATGTCCGTTTTCTTTCCTACGAAGCCCCGTTCGGTGTAGGGTATGCCGTAGCCTTCGCTCCGCTCCATGCTGCGCCGGACCTGGCGAGAAAGGTGCTGGAGACATTCTTTGCTGAAGGGGAGGAACGGGCGAGAGAAGAAGCGGCGCACCTTTCCGACCTGCCCGAAATGGCCGAAAGAGCGGGCTGCTTCGTCAGCCTGAAGAAAAAAGGAGATCTCAGGGGCTGCATCGGGACAATCCTTCCCAGGAAAGCCGGCCTTGCCGAAGAGATTGCTGAAAATTCCCTCTCCGCTGCTTTCGAAGATCCAAGGTTCCCTCCAGTTGAACAGAGGGAACTCGAAGACATCTCCATATCCGTGGACATACTCTCCATCCCGGAGGCAGTACCTGACACCGCCCTTCTGGACCCGAAAAAATTCGGTGTGATCGTGGAGAAGGGCGGGGCCAGGGGCGTGCTCCTTCCTGACCTGGATGGTGTTGATACCGTGGAAACCCAGCTGTCCATTGCCGCCCGCAAGGCGGGGATAGCCGACTGGCGTACAGCGGCGGTCAGGAAATTTTCCGTCCGGAGGATCAGGGAGATGGGGCGTCCATGACGAAGGGGTTCCGGACCGCGCTCTGGTGGAGACGGGAACAGGAGAGTATCCGCTGTCTTCTATGCCCTCACTGCTGCCTTCTCGCCCCGGGAGAAACAGGAAAATGCCGTGCAAGAAGGCATGAACGGGGAAGAGGGCTCATCACACTGAATTACGGGAGAATATCCTCTGCGGCGGTGGACCCGATTGAAAAGAAGCCCCTCTACCACTGGAACCCGGGAACGGCCATCCTGTCCCTGGGAACGGTGGGGTGCTCCATGGACTGTCCGTTCTGCCAGAACTGGCGTATCGCAGGGTGGGATCCGGCTCTTTCTCTCGCCTCAATGGAACCGGAGGGCGTGGTAGCCTTGGGTGCGAAAACGGAAAGCAGGGCCGTCGCCTTTACTTACAACGAACCCCTGGTGTGGTTCGAATTTCTTCTCGATGCTTCCCGGGCTCTTCGGGAAGCGGGAAAGTCCACGGTGATCGTGAGCAACGGAATGATCCTTCCGGAACCTCTCGGCGAGCTTCTTCCCTTTCTCTCGGCGGCCAACATAGACCTGAAGGCTTTCACTCCGGAGGCGTACGGTGTCCTGGGAGGAAACCTGGAGGCTGTAAAAAACACGATCCGGACCCTCATCACCGGCGGTGTTCATGTGGAGGTCACCTTTCTCCTGGTGCCGGGCATAAACGACGACAGGGAGGCCTTCGGCCGCATGGTCCAATGGCTCGCTTCCCTGGAACCCCGGCCTGTTCTTCATGTCTCCAGATACTTCCCCGCAAGGAAATGGACCGTACCGCCCCCGTCGAAGGAGATGGTGAGGGAGTACTGCACCCTGGCCCGGAAGGAGCTTCCCTGGGTCTATTCCGGCAATACGGGTGAGCGAAGCGAAACGAGGTGTCTTTCCTGCGGAGGTCTTCTTCTTGCCAGAAGAGAATATTCCATAATCGAGAACAACCTTGACCCAAGCGGAAGATGCGTGGCGTGCGGCACGCGGTCGCAGATCATCATAACTGAACAACCTGGAGCTGATTGAATGAAAAAACGACTTTTCCTTGTATTCCTTGCTCTTGCAGCCGCTGGGGCCCTCGGGTTCGCCTACCGGACAGTCTACTATCCGGCGGAATGGTGGCACGAATATCTGCCCGCCGGTGAGGGTGAGCCGGTCCCCGTCCTTGTACGGCAGGGCATGAACGCCAGGAGGGCGGCTGAGGAGTTCGAATCCGCCGGGGTCCTGGAGGGAGGAAACGCTTCCGACCTGGCGAGGTGGATGACCCGGTTTTCCATCGACCGTCGGCTGAAGCCGGGAATGTACTCCATACGAAGGGGATCTCCCTGGGAAGTGGCCAGGCAGCTTGAAAAAGCCGAGCCCTCCGTGTCGTCCTCCACCATCGTTCCGGGCACGGATGTTTTCTCCTTTTCCGGAATTTTCACCCCCCCTCTTGCCCCGGAGACCATGGAGAAGATCCTCGCCAGGAATGACCTGTTCCCGAAGGAGATTGCCCCCCTGCTGCCCCCTGAGGCGGAAGGCCGGCTGGCCTTCCTTCTTCCCGAGACGGTCCACACCGCTGAAAACAGCGGGGAAGAGGTCGTATCGTCTGCGGCACGGCTGTGGTGGGACAGAATAGGCTCTCATATCCCCGAGGAAAAGAGAACGGCGGAATACCTCCTTGAAATGGCAGTCATATCCTCCCTCATAGAAAGAGAGGCCCTCTGGGATGAAGAAAGGCCTCTCATCGCCGGAGTCATTGAAAACAGAAGGAAGAAGAAAATGCCTCTCCAGATCGACGCCACAGTGGTGTATGCATGGAAAAAAGAGGGAAGAAACCTGACCCGTGTGCTCTACAAAGATCTGGAAATCGATTCTCCCTACAACACCTATAAAATCCCGGGGCTTCCGCCGGCCCCCATCTGCATTCCGTCGGAAAAATCGTGGCTCGCGGCCCTCAGCCCTGAGAAGACGGAATATTTTTATTACGTGGCCGGGCAGGACGGAAGGCATCTTTTCTCCGAGACTCTCAGCGGACATCAGCGGAACATACGGAAGGTGCGGGGCAAATGACCTCTCCCGGGAGAAAGGACATTGCTCCGGACATGGGACGGATGCTGCTCGTCCTTCCCAGGGATTCCATCGTGCTTTTCAGCTGGACCGTTTCCGAATACGACGGCCTCGGATTCGTTACAACGGAAAACGGGAAAAGAGGCGGAGAAAAAGAATCCTGCCGGGAGAATTCGGACGGGAACGGCGCACAGGGCGTTGTCTCCCTTTTCTTCCCTTCGGAGAAGCGGCAGGACGTGTTAGAATTGATTAATGCCCTGAAATCAGAAGGGATGAGCCTGGAGCTTCTTCGGGAGGAGGAGCCCTGTTCGTTCGATTGGGCAAAAACAGAAGACTACCCGGAGGAATTCGATTTGATATGAGTGTCAACGCCAGGCTGGGAAAAGCTCTGAAGTCCCTCCTTGCAGAAGGTGCGGATTTCGCGGATCTTTATTTTGAGACATCATCGTCCCATTCCTTCGTGTACGAGGAAGGGGCCTTCGAGGAAATTTCCTCTTCAAGTTCAGAGGGGACAGGCGCCAGGGTGGTCAGGGGAGAATCCACCTCCCACGTCCATGCACCGGGTGTAGGCACTGCCCTGGGATTTTCGTGCCTTGAAAGGTCTGCCGCGAACAACGGTCTCGTTCTGCCTCCCTTCGGCGGAATCGATGTCCGGGTGATCGGTGTGGAAAGAACGCCGGCTCCGCCGGACATCTCCTTTTTCAGGGATGTGGACGGAAGGATCAGAAGCGGTTCCATGTGGGTGAAGCAGGTTTCCATGCATCTTGAGACGGCATGCAGGAGTTTTGCCGTGTTCAACAGCGAGGATATCTTCGCGGGAGACAGGAGACAGTACACCCTCTTCAGCGTGGAAGTGGTGGTGGAGAAGGGAGGAGTGCTGCAGACAGGCTACGAATCAGAGGCCCTTTCCCTGGGGAGCACAGATTTTTTCCGGAAGATTTCCCCCCTGAAAGTTGCAGAAAGTGCCCTGGCACGGGCGCTGCTCATGCTTGACGCGCCTGAATGCCCTGCGGGGGCCATGCCTGTCCTCCTCTCCGGCGAGGCGGGAGGGACCATGGTGCATGAAGCCTGCGGACATGGCCTTGAAGCGGATATCATACAGAAGGACTTTTCTGTCTACAGGGGCAAAATCGGGCAGGCTGCGGCGAGCCCCCTGGTGACCCTTGTTGATGACGGTTCGCTTCCCGGGCTTCTGGGAAGCGGTGCCTGCGACGACGAGGGAACACCCTGCCGACGGAACGTTCTCATAGAAAAAGGCGTACTGAAAAGCTACCTCACCGACAGGACATCGGCCCGGAAGGACGGGCTTCCCCTGACGGGCAACGGCAGGAGGAGCTCTTTCCGTTCCATTCCCCAGCCCCGAATGACGAACACGTATATCGAGCCCGGCGAAACTTCTCCGGAGGAGATGCTCAGGGGCATGAAAAAGGGCCTTTTCGTGCGGAAGATGGGGGGAGGAGAAGTGGATCCCACCTCAGGCGATTTTGTTTTTCATGTCACCGAAGGATATCTTGTACGGGACGGACGGATAGTCCATCCCGTCCGCGGGGCCGTTCTCACGGGCAACGGTCCGGACGTTCTCTTCCAGATCGAGGCGGTGGGGAACGATCTCCACTTTTTGCCGGGGATGTGCGGAAAATCGGGACAGAGCGTTCCTGTTTCCGACGGCCAGCCTTCCCTGCTGCTCCAAAGCATGGTGATAGGGGGCTCGGGAGCCTGATATGAGTTTTTTCCGTAATAAAGATGCAGCCGGCGAGCGCAGATCGTCCAGGGGAAAAAGAAAAAGAAGCGGCGGAGGCATCCTTTCCCTCTGGGTCGAAGTGTTTGCCTTTCTCGTTCTCGCTTTTCTGCTCTATGTGCTCGCATCGATTTTTTCACTCCGGACGGGAGCCTGGGGAGAGCAGATCCGCTTTTCCCTGCTGAGAAACTGGGGAGGAGCGGTCATCATCCCCGTTCTTTTCGGGGGATACCTCTGCGTTTCCTACCTCCTGAAGACGGGAGCAAAGGGTATTATCCGTCAGTTCCTGGGTACGGCCCTCCTGTTTTTCTGCTCGGCCCTCCTCTTCGGACTCTTCAGGATGGCTGCGGTATTCCAGGGAGTGACCGTTCTGTCTCCTGGATACCTTGGCGACGGCCTCGCCATTTTCTTCACCCGCAACATCGGGTCGCTGGGCACCCTGCTTCTTGGCGCCGCGATCCTCGTTCTTTCGGCGAGTCTCTACGGATTTTTCCAGCCGGCGGCGGTGATCCGGAAGATTTCCCTGCTGGTGAAGACTATTTCGAGCGAAAAATGGAAGCGCATGCCCTTTCCCGAGGACGATGCCCCGCAGTCCTCACCCGTTCCGGCTGAGGAAGCCCCTGTCCCCGGGGTGCTTCCCGAAGAAAAACGCCCTTCCAGGCCCTGGTCATTCGCCTCTCAGGTCGGGCGGGAAGAGCCTGAGGCAGAAGAGGAACCCGGGGGAAATCCTTTGCCCGTGGCCGGCGCGGCAGAAGAAGCAGACCCTCCGGTTCGGGAAGAGCGGAAAGAGAATGAAGATCTCGCCGGCGACGACGATGATTTCTTTCTGCGAAAGCAGGGCCGTGAGGCGGAGGCATCCTTCTCCGAACCTGCCGCCGGAAACCTCCCCGAGCCTTATGCTGCCGGTGAAGGAAGGCCGGCCTATGAAGAAGAGCCGGAAGAAGAAGAAGAGGGAAAGGACCCCCATGCCCTTCCGGAGATCAAGTTCAACGAGCTGGAGGGAACGGAGAAAAAAGTGAGGGGGGCGGCTTTCCCACCTCCCCTGGACATCTTCGGGCCGAAGCAGCTTCTTGATTCCCGGGAGTCCAATGAAACGGTACAGGAGCAGGCGTCTTCCATTATCGCGACCCTCGCCGATTTCGGCGTGAGTGCCGAGATGGCCGACGTGGTCATCGGCCCCACGGTCATCCAGTTCCAGATGCAGCTTGCTCCCGGAATAAAAGTCAGCAAGGTGGCCGGACTGAGCAACGACCTGGCGGTGGCCCTGACCGTTCCCTCTCTGCGGATTGAAGCGCCCATACCGGGAAAACCCTACGTGGGAGTGGAGATACCCAACCCGAAGAGGCGCGGAATTTCCATCCGCACAATCCTGGAATCCCAGATATTCCAGGACAACGAGTATGACCTGCCCCTTCCCATGGGAGTGAGGGTGGATTCCCGCCCCCTCGTGGTGGGTCTCGAGGATCTTCCTCATCTTCTTGTGGCAGGAACGACGGGTTCGGGAAAAAGCGTCTTCGTGACGAGCTGCATCACCGGGCTCTGTTCATACCGCTCCCCGGAAGAGCTCCGGCTTATCCTGATCGACCCTAAGAGAGTGGAAATGAGCATGTACGAAAATCTCCCCCATGTACTGGCCAAACCGGTGGTCTCACCCAAAAAGGCGGTTCAGGCCCTTGCATGGGCGGTCAGGGAGATGGAGCACCGGTACGAGATCTTCGCCCGGGCCAGGGTGAGAAACCTGAAATCCTACAACCAGTGCGTCCTGCCGAAAGCGCAGCTCCCCTACATCGTGATTGTGGTGGACGAACTTGCTGACCTCATGTTCACAGCCCAGAAGGAAGTGGAGGACTACATCTGCAGGCTTGCCCAGATGGCCAGGGCGACGGGGATTCACCTTATCCTTGCCACCCAGCGTCCTTCGGTGAATGTCATCACCGGACTCATCAAGGCGAATGTTCCCGCGAGAGTGGCCTTTACCCTGCCATCCCAGACCGACTCCCGGACCATCATTGATATTTCCGGTGCCGAGAGGCTCCTCGGGAAGGGAGACATGCTGTTCGTCAGTTCGAGATATCCGAGGCCTCTCAGGGTTCAGTCGCCGTACATCGATGACGGAAAGAGCATCGAGATAATCAACTACCTCAGGAACGTTTTCGGGGAGCCCGAATACGTGGATATCGAGGACCAGGGGGGGGATGCCCCTTCCGGAGGCGACACGTCCTACGCTGACGACCCCCTGCTCGAGGAGGCTGTGGACATCGTCCTGGACACGGGTATCGCTTCCGCGAGCAGGCTGCAGCGTCAGCTGCGGGTCGGGTTCACCAGGGCCGCACGGCTCATCGACACCATGGAGCAGATCGGCATAGTGGGTCCCCCGGAGGGGTCAAAGCCGAGAGAAATTCTCGTGGATGACGAGAGGGCAAGGGAAATGCTCCGGTCTGCCTCCGGCCAGGGTGACTGACGTGGGGGAGATCGTTCTTCCGGGCGTCCGGGCGTCCTTCTCTGACGGCGGGCCCGGAGAACCCCTGGTCATAGTCGCCGGGGGAAGGGAGCCTTCGCTGCCGTGGCTGCGGGATCTCCTGCCAGGAAAGGAGCTCTGGTGCGCCGATTCGGGGCTTGTTCCCTGCATGAAGGCGGGCTTTACGCCTTCGAGGCTTCTCGGGGACGGGGACAGCACGCCGCCTGCCCTCTGGGAGCAGGTCGCCTCCGGAGGCACAACGGCAGTCGAGTCTTACCCCGCTGACAAGGATTTTACGGATCTCCAGCTCGCCTTCTTCCGTGCAGCCGGGGAAGGGAGGCGGGAGGTTGTCGTTTCCGGCTGCTGGGGCGGGAGATTCGATCATCTCTGGTCCGCCGTCCATTCTGCTCTCTGGGCGGCTGAGAGGGGAGTCAGGGTCCTTGCTTTTGCTGATCACCTGGAGGTTCTCTTCCTGGTGTACGGCGGGGAGGAATGGGAGCTGGATGTCACGGCCGGAAGTTATTCCGTCCTTTCCCTTCTGCCTCTCGGAGGGGAATGCGGGGGAGTGTTCCTGAAAGGAGCGAAGTGGGAGCTGAAAAACGCCGGGCTCCTTCCGGGAAGGCCTTTTGCCGTAAGCAACCGGCTTGTGGATAAAGAAAAGCCCAGAATCTCCGTAAGGGAAGGGATTCTGGGCGTTTACCTCGGTTCAGGAGAAAAAGCGGGCTGATCAGACAGCCCGCTTCACTCTTCCGGCTTTGAGGCATCGTGTGCAGATCCTCATCCTGAGAGACTCGCCGCCGCCGACGTCTGCTTTCACACTCCGAAGATTGATGAGCCACCGTCTGCGGGTGTGGCGGTTGGAATGGCTTACGGCGTTCCCCGTTGCAGGGCCTCTTCCGCAGCATTCACATACTCTGGCCATGATTTCGCCCCCTTGTTGCGATATATTTCGATTAGGATTCGACCAAACGGAAGAATTCTAGCACAGAGGGGAGCAGGGAGCAAATGCTTTTCTGCAGGAAAAAGAAAGAAATAACGGGAAGAAACAAAGAAACGGTGAAAAACAGTACGGAATCCCGAAAGAACAGGGCCGCAGCCTCTGGGTCTTCCCCCGGGGCCCCGGGGCGGAAGGTGACTTTTTCTTTTCTCCAATGAACGATATACTGTAAACGGCACCAAAGCGGGCTCCGCAAAAGACGGAATGAAAGGGCCTCCCTTCCTTTTTGCGGCTGTATAATGGTGTCCGTTCTCAACCGGGTTTTTCAGCCCGTTTTCGATTATCCTTCAGGGAGGAGCGAGCATATGAAATTCAGCGAAAAAATGGCCGAGATCGAGACCATCGTCGGACGGCTTGAAAAGGAAGCCCTTCCCCTTGAAGAAGCTTTGGCGCTTTTCGAAAAGGGAGTGGCACGGATCAGGGAGTGCCAGGCCTATCTCAGGGAGGCAAAACAGAAGGTCGCTCTTCTTTCCTCCGAAGGGAAGGAAGTACTCTTTCCCGACGGGGCGGTGAAGGAGGGGGACGGGGAATGAGCAAAGGGGATTTTAAGCTTCAGTTTGACCGGGCCAGGGATTTTATTGAAAAAAGCCTGGAGGATCTGTGTTCACGCCCGGTCGCCCTAGTCCCCCCGAGACTCATGGACTCCATGGCCTATTCTCTCAGGGCGGGAGGAAAGCGGCTGAGGCCGGTCCTCTGCATAAAGGCCGGTGAGGTTTTCGGGCTCGAAAGGGAGAAGACGGTTCCTCTCGCTCTCGCTCTGGAAATGATCCATACAGCTTCGCTGATTCACGATGACCTTCCCGCTATGGACGATGATACTCTCAGGAGAGGAAAGCCCACCAATCATGTGCTTTTCGGCGACGCTCTCGCCATCCTCGCGGGGGACGCCCTCATGGCCTGGGCTTTCGAGCACCCTCTTTCCGTTCTTCCCGGCATGGGACTCCCCTCCGACAGGATCTGCAGGTCCATGCACGTCCTGGCGAACGCCCTCGGCCCGGAGGGCATCTGCGGCGGGCAGGTTCTCGATATTGACCCGCAGAGCATGGACGATTCCCCGGATTTCCCCTGGAAGGTGACCAGGCAGAAGACCGCCGTCCTTCTTCGGGCGTCCATTCTTTCTGGAGCGGTCCTTGCGGGAGCTGACGGGGATTCCCTGGAGGCCCTGGGCGCTTTCGGAGACCATCTCGGCTCCGCCTTCCAGATAGTGGATGATATCCTCGACGTCACATCCACGGCGGAAGAGCTGGGGAAAAC contains the following coding sequences:
- a CDS encoding polyprenyl synthetase family protein; translated protein: MSKGDFKLQFDRARDFIEKSLEDLCSRPVALVPPRLMDSMAYSLRAGGKRLRPVLCIKAGEVFGLEREKTVPLALALEMIHTASLIHDDLPAMDDDTLRRGKPTNHVLFGDALAILAGDALMAWAFEHPLSVLPGMGLPSDRICRSMHVLANALGPEGICGGQVLDIDPQSMDDSPDFPWKVTRQKTAVLLRASILSGAVLAGADGDSLEALGAFGDHLGSAFQIVDDILDVTSTAEELGKTPGKDESQNKRTFVAAYGLQKARELAARESRLASEALEGVRGDTAFFSDLSDYLCERTK
- the xseB gene encoding exodeoxyribonuclease VII small subunit, which translates into the protein MKFSEKMAEIETIVGRLEKEALPLEEALALFEKGVARIRECQAYLREAKQKVALLSSEGKEVLFPDGAVKEGDGE
- the rpmB gene encoding 50S ribosomal protein L28 is translated as MARVCECCGRGPATGNAVSHSNRHTRRRWLINLRSVKADVGGGESLRMRICTRCLKAGRVKRAV